From one Nonomuraea polychroma genomic stretch:
- a CDS encoding Mov34/MPN/PAD-1 family protein: protein MLSISQELADKIVAHARADHPDEACGVIAGKNGVPERFIPMENAERSPTFYRFDSMEQFRVWREMDDRDEAPVVIYHSHTATEAYPSRTDVSYASEPDAHYVLVSTRDENEVEFRSYRILDGVITEEEVRFLP from the coding sequence ATGCTCTCGATCTCGCAGGAACTGGCGGACAAGATCGTCGCCCATGCCCGCGCCGACCACCCCGACGAGGCGTGCGGTGTGATCGCGGGCAAGAACGGCGTTCCCGAGCGGTTCATCCCGATGGAGAACGCCGAGCGCTCGCCCACCTTCTACCGCTTCGACTCGATGGAGCAGTTTCGCGTCTGGCGTGAGATGGACGACCGCGACGAGGCGCCCGTCGTGATCTACCACTCCCACACCGCCACCGAGGCGTACCCGTCACGCACTGACGTGTCGTACGCCTCCGAGCCCGACGCGCACTACGTCCTGGTCTCGACCCGGGACGAGAACGAGGTGGAGTTCCGCTCCTACCGGATCCTCGACGGAGTGATTACCGAGGAAGAGGTAAGGTTTCTCCCATGA